The DNA sequence AACAACTGAATTTTGACTGAACTCtgtgattatggatgttgccaatcacaggctctttaaaccagtaCGGGTCGTGGATCaccaccagtaatgacatgtccatgttgaaagaagatgaagaagaaCACGTATAGTGGGTAGACTAAGTATAAGATGGTTTATACCTAGGCACGGCAAAGTTGGTTTATAAttgaaaagtttggatgcaatagtagaagtatatttgtaagaaatactgggtgtagacttcaacttgaaataagttggaatacacgactcaACTCTTTTatgaatgttgcttatgttgacgacaTCTAATgatttgtttgtaaattggagcttaaggaactggcggcatgatttggaggGAATACCATCCATGACCCTTGATCATGTCCTCTCAGATTCATATCTATATGTAACAAACAATTTTTCACTACACATATCATTTAAGTATACATCTATTGACAACTGATATACCTCTATTTAACATTGAACACAACAATGTCAAGTTAAAATAGATACTAATTTTGTTAAATGTACATAATATCATCATGGAAAACACACCAATTTAAACATTTTAGTAAAGTGATTTTAAACTAGATGCTGTTAAAAGACAGCACTACTCGCACACAAATGTTTATCTTTAGACATAGTCCCCGTCGTACCTGTGTAACATGGGAACCACAATGTTTACTCAATAATCTCTAGCTatagccttcaattcgacatttgatatatcgacgacgGTTTATctatgaacaataatcattttcattcatatgtggaTTCACTATCCTGGgcaactcaaaataaaagacaccactgaCTCTtcttctgcttcgtacttagatagtTTGCCGTATTTCATAaagattgttgggccgttctctGCGCGCTGATTTTGGCTGTGGatttctccgtttacctgatcaagatacaggacCTACAGCCTGTGTGACCGGTCACCAGGAGAttagtcctcctaggcacctgatcccacctctagtatatccagaggtccgtgtttgtccaactcttaattttgtactcCTTATcagagttattagattgattactgttcgtcatcttcacattttcatatcctatactgttgaaatattttttaaaacaacggAGGTCTTGACTCCTTAACCATACATATTCCCGCTGCACATATCAAGATGCATGAATTTTTCTGATGGACAGGTGCCCTGGGGTAATCCCAACCCCCACcattttttattgttaaaatatctttgaaatggttAAGATTCCAACCCTAAAATCGAATATACTCTTGGTGCAGATCACACATTGCACTGAGTACCAGGTTTTTATTCGACGTTTTCCATGCCAATTGCCCCTCTATAGAAAAACGTTTTTCAACCTCTAATTGGCCCCAagggtaaaaataaaaattccgaaATCTCATTGCATATTTATAGTGCACAACCAAGTACCTTCCAAATTATGATTTGGTAACTGCGTAGAATGTAAGAGAAGTTCTGGGAATTAGGGTTTTTGTCGAAATAACGCCGATTCTTAATCCCGATGATCAGAATGAAGATTCCGAAAACTGATTGCACACCCAAAGTAAACCACCAATAATTTTCCCAAAGATTATTTCGCAACTGCACAGATTATAGGAgtagttctgggaaccaggtttttttCCCGAGTATATccccaatcatcttccaaacgATGATTTGACTATTGCGTAAACTGTACGAAAAGTTCTAGGAACCAGATTTTTGCCCCAGggtaaaattaaatattacaaaacCCTCTTACAAACCTTCAGGACACCACCTATCATAATCGAAAAAATGAATTGGTTACTGCTTAAGATAAAGGAGGAAATTAAGGAAGAAGATCAGTTGATCGTATGTTGTTTAACCTCCTACATGAGAAatgttcactcatatgtagacgtcaccattgccggtgaagggctgcaaaatttagtcctgtgctcggcgcttatggccattgagtaaggagggacctttatcgtgccacacctgctgtgacacgggacctcggtttttgtggtctcatatgaaggactgtcccatttagtcgtctcttacgacaagcaagggttactcaagacctattctaacccggatccccacgggacttgaggaagaagaaagtgaCAGATGGAGAGAGGGTCCAGGGTAAGAACAATATGCAATGTATCCGAACTTTCTTCAGAAAATGCGGGTGTAAACATGCGATCCTTCTCTTAGCAATTAATGGCGAGAGATGTACACTATGCATTTTTGAATTCTGTTGTACTGTATTCACTTCCGGAAACAGCTACAATAACCAAATACCTGTAGCCTCTTTCTAACCGTCTccgaaaataaaaaataaacaaaagggTTTGCGCTGTTGTTTAGCATCAAAGGAATATATACTATCGGTCTAATCTCAACACTTAAATGTATATTTCTGAAATACAGTGCATTCACAACAATAGCTGGAATGTTGGCCAATACAAAAATAACGACAACGGTAGTCAGCATTGTAGACATTGATTTTGAGAAAGAAACTGTAAATTTTGATAAACCCTTACGTAATTGTACAATATTTAGGATATGGAATATAATAACTGGAATTATAGACCCGAGGAATAGCAAACATTGCAAAATCACTTCAACAATATAACTTTGAGACAATGACATGTGTTTTTCTTCTACTAAATATAGATGAACAGTGTACAAAATCGACAGAACAAGGGAAGTCATCCAGACTCCAGCTGACAGATACAGGACTCTACGACAAGTCAACGTACGGCTGTAAAACGGCTTACTAACGTAAATATAGCGTAAAAACGCAATTATGACGACATGGAAATTTGATGAGAAGCACGTAAAAAAACTAATAGCAAAAATGTATTCAGATGACACTATCTTAGCAAAAATCATACGAAAGTTTAAGAAATACCGAAGGACCAAGCTTGGAGTGTCGGCCAGAGATAAACAAAATATCCCCGTGTATGTAGGTACTTTATGTTTTTTCTTCAGAATGATGATCACCAAGGTAGCAATGTTTCCCAAAACTCCAGCAATGCAAAGAATAGTGGCAATGATGAAACTGGCGTCATGCAGGAGTGATTCTTCGGAGATATCTACAGGAAATTGGATTGGTGTGTGTTCGGAGCTGTTTTGTTTAGAATCACCTTCCATTAACGTACTGTTCACGTAATTGTTTTCAGAAGGGTAGTTCTCCGAAGGTTGGTTTTCGGTCAATGTTGGAGGAGTTGTTGTTGACAGTGAATACATATCCAACCTATAATAAAAAGAGGAATTTCCCTAAAGGCATGATTCCTTTTCATTTATTCTATTCAGATAACAAATATTATTACTGAAAAATAGCATAATATAGACAACCATAAATATTACAGAAATTAAATGAGTGTTGATTTATCATATGCATTGATGTAATAACAAAACTGACCCAAGGAAACTTTAAAATAGTACAGAATATCCAATGAGGCCCTGAAAgtgacaatatgtacatttacattATATGGATTGATTGGGCTGGGTTTTCACttttcactctgattctacgcagaAGTACTCCTAAATTCATATTAAAAATACTGGTGTTCCagattgacaatatcttcgtagtctttgatgatcatgtcttctaacggtttgttggaattctcatgtaCACGAATTATGCTTTctcaaattctatagtcgttataacgatctagtttgccaatacagcctatcattgtgtcaaatgctgtctgacgtttttcatgccgattgttaagccgttcttggcacattgattttgactgcggataactccgtttacctgatcaggatataggactcacggcgggtgtgaccggtcgacaggggatgcttactcctcctaggaacctgatcccacatttggtgtgtccagatgtccgtgtttgcccagctatctattttgtattgcttataggagttatgagattgatcactgttcgttatcttcacctttcatttcgCGTCTGGGGCGtgtcataccaattgttgggGCGTTCCTTACACACGGATTTTAGTTACGGATTATTCcgtctacctgatcaagatacaggctTCACGGCGGTtgtcaccggtcgacaggggggaTGCTTTCTCCCGCT is a window from the Ostrea edulis chromosome 5, xbOstEdul1.1, whole genome shotgun sequence genome containing:
- the LOC130055155 gene encoding somatostatin receptor type 4-like; this encodes MYSLSTTTPPTLTENQPSENYPSENNYVNSTLMEGDSKQNSSEHTPIQFPVDISEESLLHDASFIIATILCIAGVLGNIATLVIIILKKKHKVPTYTGIFCLSLADTPSLVLRYFLNFRMIFAKIVSSEYIFAISFFTCFSSNFHVVIIAFLRYIYVSKPFYSRTLTCRRVLYLSAGVWMTSLVLSILYTVHLYLVEEKHMSLSQSYIVEVILQCLLFLGSIIPVIIFHILNIVQLRKGLSKFTVSFSKSMSTMLTTVVVIFVLANIPAIVVNALYFRNIHLSVEIRPIVYIPLMLNNSANPFVYFLFSETVRKRLQVFGYCSCFRK